The following proteins are co-located in the Vigna angularis cultivar LongXiaoDou No.4 chromosome 2, ASM1680809v1, whole genome shotgun sequence genome:
- the LOC108327868 gene encoding F-box protein At5g51380, which translates to MENGLYDELLQEIFQKLPPSSSSSVALVCKRWLRLYRSSTTSLSLRLIPHSSLTVSSLSSFLFHHPFLSSLSLSLSPHFSLSPHILSLISSSCSNLLALSLDPTPLSLSSLLFLSTSFPRLTSLCITLPRPLFLNWVPSFPCLKQLSISLSSDQENPGGVNSDEEREDFDAELGLESLCVVGIRSNDWGLGWLWRRCTKLKKLKLHSCQGIGGPYSSFVRCLQGIHEIELRTCRSVVYAVLLELVEHCHSLDFLLVHDGGSREGLMQFLTQGRSNVCKFDLRLPLDLNNDHLLAMAANFNKLTSLRLQSCCLVTGQGLKVLAGACGGLEELALVNCDVVEREPGLLATLGQHLRQLRKLDLSHNEMLVDKEFVSMLVSCIRLIDLRVRGCKALTSVAVVSMLRSCKHLQNVDIMHCFRIDSEAIELFVKNSSRLRKMEVESSKLSDAAKTWASSKFIEVE; encoded by the coding sequence ATGGAGAACGGCCTCTACGATGAGTTGTTGCAAGAAATTTTCCAGAAACTCcctccttcttcctcctcctccgtCGCCCTCGTCTGCAAGCGCTGGCTCCGCCTCTACCGATCCTCCACAACCTCCCTCTCCCTCCGCCTCATCCCTCACTCCTCTCTCACcgtctcttctctctcctcctTCCTCTTCCACCACCCTTTCCTctcctccctctctctctccctctctccaCACTTCTCTCTGTCCCCACACATCCTCTCACTCATCTCCTCCTCCTGCTCCAACCTCCTCGCTCTTTCTCTCGACCCCAcccctctttctctctcctcccTCCTTTTTCTCTCCACCTCCTTTCCCCGTCTCACATCCCTCTGCATCACCCTCCCCAGGCCCCTATTTCTCAACTGGGTTCCCTCCTTCCCCTGTCTCAAACAATTGTCCATTTCCCTGTCCTCTGACCAAGAAAATCCAGGTGGGGTCAACAGCGACGAAGAAAGGGAAGACTTTGACGCGGAATTGGGGTTGGAGAGTCTTTGTGTGGTGGGGATTCGCAGCAATGATTGGGGGCTGGGCTGGTTGTGGAGGAGATGCACCAAGCTTAAGAAATTGAAGCTTCACAGTTGCCAGGGTATTGGAGGGCCTTACTCGTCTTTCGTCAGGTGCTTGCAAGGAATTCATGAAATTGAGCTCAGAACTTGCAGGAGTGTGGTGTACGCGGTTCTTTTGGAGCTTGTGGAACATTGTCACTCCCTAGATTTTCTCTTGGTTCATGATGGTGGTAGCAGAGAAGGACTGATGCAATTTTTAACTCAGGGCCGCTCCAATGTTTGCAAATTCGACCTCCGTCTCCCTCTGGACCTCAACAACGACCATCTCTTAGCGATGGCCGCGAACTTCAATAAGCTCACAAGTCTCAGGCTTCAAAGCTGTTGCCTTGTTACCGGGCAGGGCCTAAAGGTTCTTGCCGGAGCTTGCGGCGGACTTGAGGAACTGGCCCTGGTGAACTGTGACGTGGTTGAGAGGGAGCCTGGGCTGCTTGCGACTCTGGGACAGCATTTGAGGCAGTTGAGGAAGCTGGACTTGTCTCATAACGAAATGTTGGTCGACAAGGAGTTTGTTTCGATGCTGGTTTCGTGCATTCGTTTGATTGATTTGAGAGTGAGAGGGTGTAAAGCACTTACTAGTGTTGCTGTGGTTTCTATGCTTAGGAGCTGCAAGCACCTTCAAAATGTGGATATTATGCACTGTTTCCGTATAGACTCTGAGGCGATTGAGCTGTTTGTTAAGAATTCTTCTCGGTTGAGGAAAATGGAAGTTGAGAGCAGCAAGCTCTCTGATGCTGCGAAAACGTGGGCATCGAGTAAGTTTATTGAAGTTGAGTGA